The genomic window AAAATCACCATCTGCTTTTAATGTAGCTGCAAGTGTTACAATACAATTTTTAAGTTGAAAAAATCCTCTTTGAACTTGCTGCCAGGAGAGTTGTAGCAGAGATTGTATGACCCACTTGGCAGGTTGCAGCAGGTGGGGCAGCTGTCCTGAGCTTCACCACTGGTGGATGTGAACCGTCCCATTTAATCTTAATCCCTCAGCATTGTGCAGAACCTGGGCTTTTCACCCTCAGCTGTCTGTATGCTACAGCACAAAGGAGTTTcccattcatattcatatttacaTTAAACATAAAGGGTAGTTTATTTTGACCCTTTACACACTGTCCTGGTGCCCACCAGTGAGAATAGTCCCCTGCACTACTATGGGATTAAATATGTCGCCAAACAGTTTTAAAAGGGTCATTGTTAGATTGGATGGACATTGTTGCAGTGTTCGGTGCTTTAAACATTAGAGAACAGTAGTAGAACCAGTAGTCTGCTGAAGTGTGCTCTGAGGTGCTGTGTGCATCAGTGTATGATTGCACCGTTATTGCAGATCTGGTGGGTGTTTTATTGAGATTACAGTGAGGGAACACCAGGGTTTTATGGCTGTTCAAGAGCTAAAAAAAGATTATATTGCTTGAGCAATATTTGTATGAGAAACAATGCCAAACATTGTAAAACTTGTACTTTTAAACCTCACGTTTTGTGACTGACTGTTgcacaaagatgttttttttagagtTTTTAGAGTTTTTTTTAGTGCTAACGTGTCCATGTTGTGTGTATGACTCTGCAGCATCATAGGAGCTGCCCGTACTGGACTGTACATGCTGCACGTCATCACAAACAGCGGCTTCAAGCAGTCGGTGTGTGACAACAGTTTCTACAGCGCACCCATCACCAAGTTCTGGGCCTACGCCTTTGTCCTTAGCAAGGCCCCTGAGCTAGGTAAGAATAGAATTTGTTTTATCCTTGTGGTGTTTTCCCTTAAAACACTTAACACTTTCCAGCAAAATTCTCAGCAGACAATTATGTTAAGAGCAGCTGCTCTGGTAGGCAATGCAGTATCTGTGTCTGCACAGTAATCTAGTCTCATCTCTGCAGACAGGGAGTGTTGATTGCTTTGGGAAATGGAGGCAGATGCTGATATAGCAAGAACATTCTATTAGTGTGTGATTGATGCAGAGGAAGTCTTCACCTTCCTACTTCTCATTTTACTGTAGGATGTAGACAAATTGTGTAATCTGTGCAAAGGTATTTCAATCCAAAGTTCTGGTTTGTAATATTTCAGCAGTAATATTCTTATCAGGAGGAGGCCTCTTTTgacccctgctctctgtctctgccaggTGACACTGTATTCATTATCCTGAGAAAGCAGCGCCTCATCTTCCTGCACTGGTACCACCACATCACTGTGCTCCTTTATTCCTGGTACTCTTACAAGGACCAGGTGGCAGGTGGTGGTTGGTTCATGACCATGAACTACATAGTCCACTCTCTCATGTATACGTACTACGCAGCGCGAGCAGCGGGTCTGCGGTTGCCCCGCCCCTTCGCCATGATAATCACCACCACCCAGATCCTGCAGATGGTGATTGGCCTGACTGTAATTGGCCTGGTGTACCTCTGGATGCACGAGGTGCGCTGCCCATCCAACGTGGACAACGTCAAATGGGGCTCTCTCATGTACCTCAGCTACTTGGTACTTTTTGCCTCATTTTTCTACAACACCTACCTCAGAGGCTCCTCTGGGGACAAAAGATCCAAAGCAGAGTAGCATGCCTGTGCCCACAGTCATATTAAAGTGTGCCATAAATAGAATTGACTAACAACAAAGGGGCCATGTCACAACTCCTAGCTCCGTCCTCTTTTTTGTTACACTAAATTTTTAGAAGCACTTAGATCTCAAAGCACTGATACATCTGTGAAGCGTTTTAAGAGAAGTTCGCACATTTTAATATGATCACTGAATACTATACAGGGATTGGAGGAATGTATACTTAAATGGTATTCATTTAAATTATGCATACCTgaacaaaacagcaaacaagGGCCAAATGTTTGTACAAGATGGCTCAGTAAATGTTGATGTAAAAAATGTGCAAAGAACATATTACTGCTCTGTCGTTGAAGAAGGATGCTCATTCTGCATGTATGGAGCTTAGCTTGGCATAACCTCTGTAAGCACAAGAAGTGACAAGCATGGCCTACACATCTGGAAGGTGAATATTTGAACACATGCAagttatgtgttgttgttgtatgaacagaaatgtaaaaaGCATTCTTCCCTGCATCTTGACAATTTTATACATCTGACACCTACACTTTTGCTCCTAAAACAGTTAGGATGACCACTATTCCAGTTAATTAGTTTTAGAGGTGTTGGCAGATGTATTTGTCAGCTCACATGAAGCCATTTTAGCCATTTTGCCATGCATACAATCTTTGTCCTAAGCGAGGCTAACCACCGCAGATTGTAACATGGAACCATCTGAGAGGCGGTCTTACCAAACAGGTGCAGAGTAGCACGCATTGAGAtgctttaatatatataaatgtaaaaataaacgtCACTATTGTCATCAGAATGGTCAACTCTAACTTAACACCCTCAAAGCTGCTTGACAATACGAATTTAGTGAGTTAGTGAGTACCAGAATGTTGAACTACTTCTTTAACTCCCTATAGCATGACTGCGACTAAAAGGGAATGATGACTAATGCACTAAATACACATACAGTTAAATGAACTGCAGCTGTCAGTGGAAATACTTGTACCATCacagtaaagtgtgtgttttatcaggCTGTCAGCCTGCTCTTCCTTACTACATGTGTACTTTGTCAGATAATGATGTTCCTCATTTATTCCAGAGAAAACTGCTTTCAGGAAGTGCAACCTTTAAACCTAAATCCTTCCCATCTTGGTCCAttctatgtttttttgtacaaaaataagGGTCCATGTGTTTGGCCTTATTTACCTTAGTGTACACTGACCAGCTCTGcataattataattaaaaaccaCAGGCCAGATATTAAATATGAATACAGGTTTAATTTTCACAGTGCTCTCCTTCTATCAATAATGTCTCTTGTATAAAATAATCTTATGGGTTACATCCCCCAGTAGTGTTGGCTTTTGcccacatgtttttgtttttcaaattcCACACATGTTCTGATCACTGCACCACCTCTGCCTTTTCATCATTCAGCTGTGATTAACtcttgaagctgttaaatgagtGTTAAGCTGAAGGTAATGTGCTTGTGATTTGAACCTTGTGCGCTCATCACAGAAGCTGCTTTTCAAAAAAGTTCTGCTGTCATGTTCAAACACTAAAACCTTGCTCCATGGCAGCTTGAAGGAGCTGATGTTTACATTTGTCTTTGAGAGTCtatcctctttgt from Parambassis ranga chromosome 19, fParRan2.1, whole genome shotgun sequence includes these protein-coding regions:
- the LOC114452631 gene encoding elongation of very long chain fatty acids protein 6-like, with product MNESELGAYPLTEYDFERRFDERQALEWMQENWNKSFMFCGLYAALVFAGQHFMRERPKLNLRRPLVLWSLSLAIFSIIGAARTGLYMLHVITNSGFKQSVCDNSFYSAPITKFWAYAFVLSKAPELGDTVFIILRKQRLIFLHWYHHITVLLYSWYSYKDQVAGGGWFMTMNYIVHSLMYTYYAARAAGLRLPRPFAMIITTTQILQMVIGLTVIGLVYLWMHEVRCPSNVDNVKWGSLMYLSYLVLFASFFYNTYLRGSSGDKRSKAE